In one Bosea sp. RAC05 genomic region, the following are encoded:
- a CDS encoding tyrosine-type recombinase/integrase codes for MKINGKNERIKREYARYLRDARGQSDSSIDAELASIARFEAFYRSRDFAAFRNRHASAFKEHLALCRNERTRGRIAETTQLHILSGLRKFFVWLADEDGYRSRIKRSDADYFNLGRRQTAIARTVRDVEGPTIDQVRRVVETMPHATEVEMRDRAVMAFAMLTGARDNAIASVRMKHLDLAKSVVVQDARDVRTKASKTIETWFFPVGEPFAGILEDWVAHLQEQWLWGLDDPLFPKTHITVSDNRRFAAGGLMRECWATATPIRAIFKREFERCGLPYFNPHSLRKTLVRLGQERCQTPEQFKAWSQNLGHENVLTTFTSYGHVARTRQREIILGLGGQPSAV; via the coding sequence AAAATGAGCGCATCAAGCGCGAGTATGCCCGTTATCTCAGGGACGCGCGCGGCCAAAGCGATAGCTCCATCGATGCTGAACTGGCGTCGATCGCGCGGTTTGAAGCCTTCTACAGATCGAGAGATTTCGCTGCCTTCCGCAATCGGCATGCGTCCGCTTTCAAAGAGCATCTGGCCCTCTGCCGGAATGAGCGCACACGGGGGCGCATTGCCGAGACGACACAACTCCACATTCTGTCGGGACTGCGGAAGTTCTTCGTATGGCTGGCGGATGAGGACGGCTACCGCAGCCGGATCAAGCGGTCCGATGCCGACTATTTCAATCTGGGCCGCAGGCAAACCGCGATCGCGCGTACCGTGCGGGACGTCGAGGGACCGACGATCGACCAAGTGCGGCGCGTGGTCGAGACGATGCCGCACGCGACTGAGGTCGAGATGCGGGATCGCGCTGTCATGGCTTTTGCAATGCTTACAGGCGCGCGCGACAACGCCATCGCGTCTGTGAGGATGAAGCATCTCGATCTCGCCAAGAGCGTAGTCGTCCAGGACGCGCGCGACGTTCGGACGAAGGCCAGCAAGACCATCGAGACGTGGTTCTTTCCAGTCGGCGAGCCCTTCGCCGGTATTTTGGAAGACTGGGTGGCGCATCTCCAAGAGCAGTGGTTATGGGGCCTCGACGACCCGCTCTTTCCGAAAACTCACATAACCGTCAGCGACAATCGGCGCTTCGCCGCCGGCGGTCTGATGCGCGAGTGTTGGGCCACTGCCACGCCCATTCGCGCCATCTTCAAGCGAGAGTTCGAGCGCTGCGGGCTGCCCTATTTCAACCCGCACAGCTTGCGGAAGACACTTGTCCGTCTCGGGCAAGAGCGCTGCCAAACGCCGGAGCAGTTCAAAGCGTGGTCGCAGAACCTCGGCCATGAGAACGTGCTGACGACCTTCACCTCGTATGGTCACGTCGCTCGCACTCGCCAACGCGAGATCATTTTGGGACTTGGAGGGCAACCGTCTGCCGT